The following are from one region of the Acidobacteriota bacterium genome:
- a CDS encoding VWA domain-containing protein, whose amino-acid sequence MSGITKLLLSAALPILSLNGLAQPSTPAPPRSILINVVDHNGNAVRDLAKDNFRVRINKQPVAVLSAEYSLAPRRIVVLLDVSGSMAGNRDTEKWRIAREAVEELLAQTPAEVPIAFLTFSDHVQDVFDFRKSRAAISRWFDETPAQLDYPKGRTALLDAVVAAVRLFRAPRAGDAIYTITDGGDNSSHVSSKQTKAALRAAGVRFFGFMFADPAPGFFEEVGSVNLLGELAGDSGGFVFGISGKSALTGMSGWPSWDAHYVFNQQTHDKIKIFTQALNIQVNGFYAVQVAAPEQRGKARMVSLVIVDGAGQPRKDVTFSYQRTLADEQ is encoded by the coding sequence ATGTCCGGGATCACCAAACTCCTGCTGTCGGCAGCTCTGCCGATCCTATCGTTGAACGGACTCGCACAGCCATCCACGCCTGCGCCACCTCGCTCCATCTTGATCAACGTTGTGGATCACAATGGAAATGCGGTTCGAGATCTGGCTAAAGACAATTTTCGCGTCAGGATCAACAAACAACCCGTTGCAGTCCTTAGCGCTGAGTACAGTCTCGCGCCCCGCCGGATCGTGGTTCTCCTCGACGTAAGCGGGAGTATGGCTGGCAACCGAGACACTGAAAAGTGGCGGATTGCTCGCGAAGCGGTGGAAGAACTCCTTGCCCAGACTCCCGCAGAAGTTCCGATCGCGTTCTTAACCTTTTCAGATCATGTACAGGACGTATTCGATTTTCGTAAAAGCCGGGCGGCTATTTCCCGATGGTTTGACGAGACACCGGCTCAACTCGATTATCCGAAAGGTCGAACTGCGCTTCTCGACGCGGTCGTAGCCGCCGTCCGCTTGTTCCGGGCACCACGCGCAGGTGACGCGATCTACACCATCACCGATGGCGGCGACAATAGTAGCCACGTGTCATCGAAGCAGACCAAGGCCGCATTGCGGGCGGCGGGCGTCCGGTTCTTTGGCTTTATGTTTGCAGATCCAGCACCGGGGTTCTTCGAAGAAGTTGGCTCCGTCAATTTGTTGGGAGAGTTGGCTGGCGATAGTGGCGGCTTCGTTTTCGGTATTTCCGGCAAAAGCGCTCTTACCGGAATGTCTGGATGGCCTTCTTGGGATGCTCACTACGTTTTCAACCAGCAAACCCACGACAAAATCAAAATCTTTACCCAGGCCCTCAATATCCAAGTGAATGGTTTTTATGCGGTCCAGGTCGCTGCCCCCGAGCAGCGCGGTAAGGCACGAATGGTCTCGCTTGTGATCGTGGATGGAGCCGGCCAACCCAGGAAGGACGTGACTTTCAGCTATCAACGGACCTTGGCCGATGAGCAATAG
- a CDS encoding HDIG domain-containing protein: MKERAEAWGLLTEYTQSESLRKHALAVEACMRAYARKLGGDEELWGLTGLLHDFDYERWPSQEDHPYRGNEILAERGWPEEIRRAIMSHAEYSGVTRDTPMEKALFACDELAGFITASALVKPGKSLAEVEAKSVRKKMKDKAFARSVNRDDIINGAADLGVELEEHIAFCIEAMKGIAGELGPAGSGANV; encoded by the coding sequence ATGAAAGAACGGGCAGAAGCATGGGGGTTACTAACTGAGTACACCCAATCGGAAAGTTTGCGGAAGCATGCACTCGCGGTCGAAGCCTGTATGCGCGCATATGCGCGAAAACTCGGCGGCGACGAAGAGCTTTGGGGGCTGACTGGACTCCTGCACGACTTCGACTACGAGCGCTGGCCGAGCCAGGAAGATCATCCTTACAGGGGTAATGAGATTCTCGCCGAGCGCGGCTGGCCGGAGGAAATCCGGCGCGCGATCATGTCGCACGCGGAGTATTCGGGCGTAACGCGCGACACACCCATGGAGAAGGCTCTATTTGCCTGCGACGAACTCGCGGGATTCATTACCGCGTCGGCGTTGGTGAAGCCCGGCAAATCGCTCGCCGAAGTCGAGGCCAAGTCGGTTCGGAAAAAAATGAAAGACAAAGCATTCGCCCGGAGCGTGAATCGCGACGACATCATCAACGGCGCGGCGGATTTGGGCGTGGAACTAGAAGAGCACATCGCGTTTTGCATTGAGGCAATGAAGGGGATCGCAGGGGAGCTGGGGCCGGCGGGGAGCGGAGCGAACGTTTGA
- a CDS encoding helix-turn-helix transcriptional regulator, whose amino-acid sequence MATTLAPVDSREVIRCDRCLLVQFRTTNNLCRRCHLSLDEDEAEMIAPDPIPQIMPINGNGRGHLNLANSIRSLRLRSGLSQRQLALRMSVPRTYVSKIENEKATPTLSSLERLARALEVSVPDLLSGGERNRQEEVRELMEDQFVMDILPFVAQLNGMQMSSILTQVRDLTVRPRRSA is encoded by the coding sequence ATGGCCACTACACTTGCTCCCGTCGATTCACGGGAGGTTATTCGCTGTGATCGCTGTCTACTGGTTCAATTCCGTACAACCAACAATTTGTGTCGCCGGTGCCACCTGTCTTTGGACGAGGACGAGGCCGAAATGATTGCGCCCGATCCCATTCCACAGATCATGCCGATCAACGGCAATGGCCGCGGCCATCTGAATCTGGCAAACTCGATCCGCTCCCTGCGACTGCGCAGCGGTTTGAGCCAGCGTCAGCTGGCATTGCGAATGTCGGTGCCCCGCACCTACGTCTCGAAAATTGAAAACGAAAAGGCGACTCCGACCTTGTCATCGCTGGAACGGCTGGCGCGTGCGCTCGAAGTGAGTGTACCCGACCTGCTCTCCGGGGGAGAACGCAACCGTCAGGAAGAAGTTCGCGAACTGATGGAAGACCAGTTCGTCATGGACATCCTGCCCTTCGTCGCACAACTGAACGGCATGCAGATGTCGAGCATCCTGACGCAAGTAAGGGATCTTACCGTGCGGCCGCGGCGGAGTGCGTAG
- a CDS encoding OmpA family protein, whose product MNKHLAVLLLTAVSFVTAQAQSSSAQPDVVVRTTKAMHYRPGGTSKIAFQGTDLMQRGSGEAKVEAKKTNIQIEAKFESMEDATKFGLEYLTYVMWAVSPQGRAVNLGEVSLDHGKGHVKAFTDFQTFGMIVTAEPYSAVTQPGNMVVMENVFEGSGGEEISAKYELLRSGTYSSNNTRIENAIFGIDPKTPLALFEARNAVRIAHVAHADQYATSILTKAELQLRQAEEAYRQKQPRPSIEAAAREAAQTAEESRVMAVKQKAEEDAQGQAAAEKRAAEERAARAREEADAQARARVDADNARAQAEAARAQAEAAKAEAQQAAEEAARQKAEAEKAKAEAVAQQQALAVEADKARKAAADSDQLRQQAEKEKQEMRARLLQQLNSVLATRDSARGLIANMSDVLFKSGSFELLPGARERLAKVSGIVLAYQGLRLQVEGHTDSIGTDEYNRRLSEQRAEAVRDYLVAQGISSEAITSSGFGKSEPVASNDTPEGRQQNRRVELVVSGNAIGNTADAGAGGAASLSGQK is encoded by the coding sequence GTGAACAAACATCTGGCCGTGCTTCTGTTGACCGCGGTTTCTTTCGTGACCGCGCAAGCGCAATCTTCTTCTGCCCAACCGGACGTCGTCGTCCGCACCACCAAGGCTATGCATTACCGCCCCGGCGGCACGAGCAAAATCGCGTTCCAGGGTACCGATCTGATGCAGCGCGGTTCCGGCGAAGCGAAGGTTGAAGCCAAGAAGACCAACATCCAGATTGAAGCCAAGTTTGAGAGCATGGAAGACGCCACCAAGTTTGGCCTGGAGTATCTGACCTACGTGATGTGGGCCGTTTCTCCGCAGGGCCGCGCCGTCAATCTCGGCGAAGTCAGCCTCGATCACGGCAAGGGCCACGTGAAGGCGTTCACCGACTTCCAGACCTTTGGCATGATCGTTACCGCCGAACCCTATTCCGCCGTGACCCAACCCGGCAACATGGTCGTGATGGAAAACGTGTTTGAAGGTTCCGGCGGCGAAGAAATCAGCGCCAAATACGAATTGCTCCGCAGCGGGACTTACTCGTCGAACAACACTCGCATTGAGAACGCCATCTTCGGTATTGATCCCAAGACGCCGCTGGCGCTGTTTGAAGCTCGCAATGCCGTGCGCATTGCGCACGTCGCACATGCGGACCAGTACGCAACTTCCATCCTGACGAAGGCGGAACTGCAACTTCGGCAGGCCGAGGAAGCTTACCGCCAGAAACAGCCGCGTCCGTCTATCGAGGCGGCGGCTCGCGAAGCCGCCCAGACCGCCGAAGAATCACGCGTAATGGCAGTTAAGCAAAAGGCTGAGGAAGATGCGCAGGGCCAGGCCGCCGCTGAAAAACGAGCGGCAGAAGAAAGAGCCGCCCGTGCCCGCGAAGAAGCCGACGCCCAAGCCCGCGCTCGCGTCGATGCCGACAACGCGCGTGCCCAGGCCGAAGCTGCGCGAGCGCAGGCCGAGGCCGCCAAGGCGGAAGCGCAACAAGCCGCCGAAGAAGCAGCTCGTCAAAAAGCCGAAGCTGAGAAAGCGAAAGCGGAAGCCGTCGCCCAGCAACAGGCACTGGCCGTCGAGGCCGACAAGGCGCGCAAAGCCGCCGCTGACTCCGATCAACTCCGCCAGCAAGCCGAAAAAGAAAAGCAGGAAATGCGGGCGCGTCTCCTGCAACAACTGAACAGCGTGTTGGCCACGCGCGATTCTGCTCGCGGCCTGATCGCCAACATGTCTGACGTTCTATTCAAAAGCGGCAGCTTCGAGTTGCTGCCTGGCGCCCGCGAGCGTCTCGCGAAAGTGTCGGGCATCGTACTTGCTTACCAGGGTCTGCGGCTCCAGGTGGAAGGTCATACCGACAGCATCGGCACGGACGAATACAACCGCCGCCTTTCCGAGCAGCGAGCCGAGGCCGTCCGCGACTACCTGGTCGCGCAGGGCATCTCGTCGGAAGCAATCACCTCCAGCGGCTTCGGTAAGAGTGAGCCTGTCGCCTCCAACGACACGCCCGAAGGACGTCAGCAGAATCGTCGCGTGGAACTGGTCGTATCCGGGAATGCCATTGGAAATACGGCCGATGCTGGCGCGGGCGGTGCCGCTTCGCTGAGTGGACAGAAGTAA
- a CDS encoding nucleoside monophosphate kinase: MNSERTNDRGVWLHGPLGQCPAPADDVAHPWRLILLGAPGAGKGTQADLLHRELKACHLSTGDVFRAAGKLNACDQSPAMKEAQEYMRRGALVPDATVWEMVRERAGCLQCRGGFILDGFPRTLAQAEALKGLLESEHIPLSGVVNYELPLNEIIARLSGRRTCAQCKAVFHVTHQPPAVEGKCDRCSGPLVQREDDRPESITVRMEAYNRSTTPLIDFYRRLDLLVPVAANGSPEEICARTTSALQARAERNHQPLTSPSHP, from the coding sequence ATGAATTCAGAGCGCACCAACGATCGAGGTGTATGGCTGCACGGCCCTCTCGGGCAATGTCCTGCACCCGCGGACGATGTCGCCCATCCCTGGCGCCTCATTCTGCTGGGAGCCCCCGGCGCCGGCAAGGGTACGCAGGCCGATCTTCTGCACCGGGAACTCAAGGCGTGTCATCTCTCAACTGGAGACGTGTTTCGCGCCGCAGGCAAGTTGAACGCCTGCGATCAGTCTCCGGCCATGAAGGAAGCGCAGGAGTATATGCGCCGGGGCGCACTCGTGCCCGATGCTACGGTGTGGGAAATGGTGCGTGAGCGGGCGGGTTGTCTGCAATGCCGAGGTGGTTTCATCCTCGACGGATTTCCGCGCACGCTGGCCCAGGCAGAAGCCCTGAAGGGGCTCCTCGAGAGTGAGCACATCCCGCTCAGTGGAGTCGTCAACTATGAACTGCCCTTAAATGAAATTATTGCCCGGCTGAGCGGAAGGCGCACCTGTGCGCAGTGCAAAGCGGTCTTTCACGTGACGCACCAACCGCCCGCGGTGGAAGGGAAGTGCGATCGCTGTAGTGGCCCTCTCGTGCAACGCGAAGATGACCGCCCTGAATCGATTACGGTCCGCATGGAAGCCTACAACCGCAGTACGACTCCCCTGATTGATTTTTATCGGCGTCTCGATCTACTGGTGCCAGTAGCCGCAAACGGATCTCCCGAAGAAATCTGCGCCCGCACCACGTCTGCCCTGCAGGCGCGGGCAGAGCGAAATCACCAGCCGCTGACTTCGCCTTCGCACCCATGA
- a CDS encoding PAS domain S-box protein, whose product MSKLPSNPDKRQPVASALKSMAETLLSSSLLEAIPDAIVAVNRGGVIVQVNSQTEDLFGYPRSELIGQRVEMLVPERQRSQHHHHRDQYAEGPKIRRMGAGLDLYGRRRDGSEFPVEISLSPVSSGSEMLVLSAIRDVSDRKRIEQELRRAHEELGQSSSRQIRDFQQRLALIVDSSQDAIIGKSLDGVITHWNQGAVRMYGYAAEEAIGKSISILAPQDRPDEIPEILKKIRHGERVEYFETVRITKDGRSLHVSISVSPIHDGEGQIVGASAIARDITMQKRTEDQLRHAQKMEAVGRLAGGVAHDFNNILGIVIACTELLYSHKDTAGDSRQYVDNIRKASDRGAALTRQLLAFSRKQTAKPHVLDLNDRLKEMTKLLHPLMGDDVQVVVQPRTPYAIVEADPGQLDQVVMNLAVNARDAMPKGGKLIIETALQEFDEVFARQHQSMVPGRYVMLSVSDNGAGMDEDTLSHIFEPFFTTKETGKGTGLGLATVYGIVKQSGGDIWVYSEPNRGTTFKIYLPNADHKIGEIPEASTEASPRRRDGTTILLVEDDALLRSLTREMLVEHGYTVLEASDGRAALQTLSSHSEPIALTLTDVVMRGMSGPELVLQLLELHPAIKIVYTSGYTGELMVEHSSAGTGIVLLEKPFTRGELLKTLDDVLG is encoded by the coding sequence ATGAGTAAGTTGCCCTCCAATCCTGACAAGCGGCAACCTGTAGCTTCTGCACTCAAGAGCATGGCTGAAACCCTCCTCTCGTCCAGCCTTCTGGAAGCCATCCCCGACGCTATCGTGGCAGTCAACCGCGGCGGCGTCATCGTGCAGGTTAATTCTCAAACCGAAGATCTCTTCGGGTATCCCCGCAGCGAACTCATCGGACAACGAGTCGAGATGCTTGTCCCCGAGCGCCAGCGGTCCCAGCACCATCATCATCGGGATCAGTACGCAGAAGGCCCAAAAATCCGGCGGATGGGAGCAGGTCTCGATCTATATGGACGGCGGCGCGACGGGTCGGAGTTCCCGGTGGAAATCAGTCTGAGCCCAGTTTCCTCCGGCTCCGAGATGCTGGTCCTGAGCGCGATTCGCGACGTCAGTGACCGCAAACGCATCGAACAGGAACTGCGCCGTGCTCACGAAGAACTAGGCCAGAGCAGCAGCCGCCAGATCCGCGACTTCCAGCAACGCCTGGCTCTGATCGTCGATTCCTCCCAGGACGCCATCATCGGCAAGAGTCTCGACGGCGTAATCACGCACTGGAACCAGGGTGCGGTGCGCATGTACGGGTACGCGGCGGAAGAGGCGATCGGCAAATCGATCTCGATCCTCGCGCCCCAGGATCGGCCTGACGAAATCCCGGAGATTCTCAAGAAAATTCGCCACGGCGAGCGCGTTGAATATTTTGAAACCGTGCGCATCACCAAAGACGGCCGATCGTTGCACGTCTCCATTTCTGTGTCTCCCATCCACGATGGGGAAGGACAGATCGTCGGTGCATCCGCGATTGCTCGAGACATCACGATGCAAAAGCGTACGGAAGATCAGTTGCGCCACGCGCAAAAGATGGAAGCCGTAGGCCGGCTGGCCGGGGGAGTCGCGCACGATTTCAACAATATTCTGGGAATCGTCATCGCGTGCACAGAACTTCTGTACAGCCACAAAGATACCGCGGGCGATTCCCGCCAGTATGTCGACAACATCAGGAAGGCCTCCGACCGCGGTGCTGCGCTGACCCGCCAGTTGCTAGCCTTCAGCCGCAAGCAGACGGCGAAGCCCCACGTTCTCGACTTGAACGACCGCCTGAAGGAAATGACAAAACTCCTTCACCCGCTGATGGGTGATGATGTGCAGGTTGTGGTGCAGCCTCGCACGCCATACGCGATTGTTGAGGCTGACCCTGGCCAACTGGATCAAGTCGTCATGAATCTCGCCGTCAATGCGCGGGACGCAATGCCCAAAGGCGGCAAGCTCATTATCGAAACTGCTCTCCAGGAATTCGATGAGGTCTTCGCTCGCCAGCATCAGTCCATGGTTCCCGGACGCTATGTGATGTTGTCCGTCAGCGACAACGGAGCCGGGATGGACGAGGACACCCTCTCTCATATCTTCGAACCGTTCTTCACGACCAAAGAGACCGGCAAAGGCACGGGCCTGGGACTCGCAACCGTCTATGGCATCGTGAAACAGAGCGGTGGCGACATCTGGGTCTACAGCGAGCCCAATCGCGGCACGACTTTCAAAATCTATCTCCCCAACGCCGACCACAAGATTGGTGAAATCCCCGAGGCCAGCACCGAGGCATCGCCTCGCCGGCGTGACGGAACCACCATACTTCTCGTCGAGGATGACGCCCTGTTGCGCAGCCTCACTCGGGAAATGCTGGTGGAGCATGGCTACACCGTCCTCGAAGCCTCGGACGGAAGAGCTGCGCTCCAGACCCTGTCATCCCACTCCGAGCCCATCGCTCTGACCCTGACGGATGTTGTGATGCGAGGCATGAGCGGCCCCGAATTGGTTTTGCAACTTCTCGAGCTGCATCCCGCCATAAAGATTGTCTACACATCCGGCTACACGGGGGAGCTCATGGTCGAGCACTCATCCGCCGGAACGGGAATCGTCCTGTTGGAGAAACCGTTCACCCGGGGAGAGTTGTTGAAGACTCTCGATGATGTTCTCGGATGA
- a CDS encoding tetratricopeptide repeat protein — MPGDPNPEAEDHYYAALDLVAEGEHEKAVAEYEKALVADPTFTDALHGLSRALQDLSRFDEAIEVSKRISGIDPDDVLAHTSLSILYQKKGMVPEAEAEGNKARVLGWKQQLKKKV, encoded by the coding sequence ATGCCCGGTGATCCAAACCCTGAAGCTGAAGACCACTACTACGCTGCCCTCGATCTCGTCGCAGAAGGGGAACATGAAAAAGCCGTGGCGGAGTATGAAAAGGCGTTGGTTGCCGACCCCACCTTCACGGATGCTCTCCACGGTCTGAGCCGAGCTTTGCAGGATCTGAGCCGCTTCGACGAAGCCATCGAAGTCTCGAAGCGCATTTCTGGGATCGATCCCGACGATGTCCTCGCCCACACCAGTCTTTCCATCCTGTATCAGAAGAAGGGCATGGTTCCCGAAGCCGAAGCCGAGGGAAACAAGGCACGCGTGCTGGGATGGAAGCAGCAATTAAAGAAGAAGGTGTGA
- a CDS encoding PQQ-dependent dehydrogenase, methanol/ethanol family: MKQHAVFLGLLLIVCANGFAQVSPERLVNSSAEPQNWLTYSGRYSSWRYSSLDQIKTTNVSQLSLQWAFQSAELGQFETTPLAVDGVLYATGPNDRAFAIDARTGRAIWRYQRVLPPKVIACCGMVNRGFAILGNRLFMATLDAHVIALDTKTGNVVWDVIAADYRQGYSFTVAPLVVKNAVIVGVAGGEYGIRGFVDAYDANTGARLWRFDTVPGPGQPGHDTWSGDSWKTGGAPAWITGSYDPQLNLIYWPTGNPSPSNYGGDRLGDNLYSNSMLALDADTGKLKWHFQFTPHDLFDYDSTQIPVLVDADWQGKPRKLLVHANRNGFLYVLDRTNGKFLSANGFGTVTWAKGISEDGRPQLNPDAIPGAKGVRVCPSAIGLTNWFSPSYSPDTGLLYVTTTNQCDLFTGAPQQYRAGHDFIGSIYVPDPVERPTGAIKAVDPLNGKQAWEFPYFSNPNGGVLSTAGGLVFGGDSDGNLIAIDAKAGRDLWHIQLGAGIYTTAITYQFEGRQYVVIPAGTTLFAFSLPEKSTSN, from the coding sequence ATGAAGCAACATGCGGTGTTCCTTGGTCTACTACTGATCGTCTGCGCGAATGGATTCGCCCAGGTGAGTCCTGAACGATTGGTGAACTCTTCGGCCGAGCCTCAGAACTGGCTCACATACTCTGGGCGATATTCCAGTTGGCGGTACAGCAGTCTCGATCAGATCAAGACCACAAATGTTTCGCAGCTTAGCCTGCAGTGGGCTTTTCAGAGCGCGGAGCTGGGCCAGTTTGAAACGACTCCGCTGGCGGTAGATGGCGTCCTGTACGCTACCGGGCCTAATGATCGGGCATTTGCAATTGACGCTCGCACAGGCCGAGCGATCTGGAGATACCAGAGAGTTCTGCCACCGAAGGTTATTGCCTGCTGCGGAATGGTGAATCGCGGATTCGCGATTCTCGGGAACCGCCTGTTCATGGCGACTCTCGACGCTCACGTGATTGCGCTTGATACCAAGACGGGCAACGTGGTCTGGGACGTGATCGCGGCGGACTACCGCCAGGGTTATTCGTTTACGGTTGCGCCGCTGGTGGTAAAGAACGCAGTGATTGTGGGCGTCGCAGGCGGAGAATATGGCATTCGTGGATTTGTCGATGCCTACGATGCGAACACCGGCGCGCGTTTGTGGCGGTTCGACACGGTGCCCGGTCCGGGACAGCCGGGACACGATACCTGGTCTGGAGATTCGTGGAAGACGGGCGGCGCACCGGCGTGGATCACGGGGTCCTATGATCCGCAACTGAATCTGATTTACTGGCCTACGGGAAATCCGTCGCCGAGCAACTATGGCGGCGATCGACTGGGAGACAATCTTTACAGCAACAGCATGCTGGCGCTGGACGCGGACACTGGCAAACTCAAATGGCATTTCCAATTCACACCGCATGATTTGTTCGACTACGACTCCACGCAGATTCCAGTGCTGGTAGACGCAGACTGGCAGGGCAAGCCTCGTAAGCTACTGGTTCACGCCAACCGCAATGGATTTTTGTACGTCCTCGATCGCACGAACGGAAAGTTCCTCTCTGCAAATGGTTTCGGCACGGTCACCTGGGCAAAAGGAATTTCCGAAGACGGGCGTCCACAATTGAATCCTGACGCGATTCCGGGAGCAAAGGGCGTTCGAGTTTGCCCATCGGCGATTGGTCTCACGAACTGGTTTTCGCCGTCCTACAGTCCGGACACTGGCCTGCTCTATGTTACGACGACGAATCAGTGCGACCTCTTCACCGGCGCGCCGCAACAATATCGCGCGGGGCATGATTTTATCGGAAGCATCTATGTGCCTGATCCGGTCGAACGGCCGACTGGGGCGATCAAAGCTGTCGATCCACTCAACGGAAAGCAGGCGTGGGAATTTCCATACTTCAGCAACCCCAATGGCGGCGTGCTTTCAACTGCGGGAGGATTGGTATTTGGCGGTGATTCCGACGGCAACTTGATCGCCATCGATGCCAAGGCGGGCCGCGACCTGTGGCACATCCAGCTCGGCGCCGGAATCTATACGACCGCAATCACTTACCAGTTCGAGGGGCGACAGTATGTTGTGATCCCGGCTGGCACAACTTTGTTTGCGTTTTCGCTGCCGGAGAAGAGCACGAGCAACTAG
- a CDS encoding c-type cytochrome: MANVTQNPAKRGAWFALSLIIAVAVLLISPLAGQNDATANPVAASPATIQEGASLFRANCSPCHGPNAKGGGRGPDLTSGRWVHGSSDTEIFHTITTGVPGTEMPANGFEDLEVWTIITYLRSLAPPKSSTTTGDRLLGEQLFEKKGCSNCHMVKGKGGVLGPDLSRVGAGRSAAYLGESIRQPDKELSAAMIDPNSHFGPPLVWNRVTVVTATGEKIVGTAKNEDTFSIQLMDRRQNLHLLLKRDLKQITHEQKSLMPAYPEDVLSATELDHLVAYLESLRQD, from the coding sequence GTGGCGAATGTGACTCAAAATCCTGCGAAGCGAGGGGCATGGTTCGCATTGTCCTTGATCATTGCGGTTGCTGTGCTTCTGATCTCACCCCTCGCAGGACAGAACGACGCGACGGCGAATCCAGTGGCGGCGAGTCCTGCAACCATTCAGGAGGGTGCTTCGCTGTTTCGCGCCAACTGCTCGCCTTGCCACGGGCCGAACGCCAAGGGCGGAGGTCGAGGCCCGGATCTGACTTCTGGGCGATGGGTTCACGGATCAAGCGACACGGAGATTTTTCACACGATCACGACGGGCGTGCCGGGAACCGAAATGCCCGCCAATGGGTTTGAAGATCTCGAAGTGTGGACCATCATCACCTACCTGCGATCGCTTGCACCGCCCAAATCATCCACCACAACTGGAGACAGACTCTTAGGCGAACAGCTTTTTGAGAAAAAGGGATGCTCGAATTGCCATATGGTGAAAGGCAAAGGCGGAGTACTTGGGCCCGACCTCTCGCGAGTGGGAGCAGGCCGATCCGCAGCTTACCTGGGCGAGTCAATTCGTCAACCTGACAAGGAATTGAGCGCCGCAATGATCGATCCAAACAGCCATTTTGGTCCGCCACTCGTATGGAATAGGGTGACGGTTGTTACCGCAACCGGAGAGAAGATCGTCGGGACGGCAAAGAACGAAGACACTTTTTCGATTCAGCTGATGGACCGGCGTCAGAACCTTCACCTGCTCTTGAAAAGGGATTTGAAGCAGATCACGCACGAACAGAAATCTCTGATGCCTGCATACCCGGAAGATGTACTGAGTGCAACGGAGTTGGACCACCTCGTGGCCTACCTGGAAAGCTTGCGGCAGGACTGA
- a CDS encoding acetyl-CoA C-acyltransferase → MREVVLVSSVRTAVGRAFKGTLRSTRPDELAAVAIQGALARVPQLDPKEIEDVILGCAMPEAEQGMNVARIASLRAGLPVEVSAVTINRFCSSGLQAIAMAAERIMAGGAEVMIAGGTESMSMIPMGGNKISPNPWLVDHYPDAYLSMGLTAERVATRFGITRAQCDEFSFRSHQKALAAIAAGKFEDETVAVPVSFATPNGSKPKKQEIAFKVDEGPRADTSIEALAALKAAFHVKGVTTAGNSSQMSDGAAAAIVMSADRAKALGITPLVRYASFATAGYKPEEMGLGPVFAIPKALKLAGLKLADIDVIELNEAFAAQSLAVIKEGGLDPERVNPNGGAIALGHPLGCTGAKLTASVIRELKRRKVRYGLVSMCVGGGMGAAGIFENLN, encoded by the coding sequence ATGCGAGAAGTCGTCCTGGTTTCATCCGTCCGCACCGCTGTTGGTCGCGCGTTCAAGGGAACATTGCGCTCGACTCGTCCCGATGAACTGGCCGCCGTCGCCATTCAGGGCGCATTGGCGCGCGTGCCGCAACTGGATCCCAAGGAAATAGAAGACGTCATCCTCGGCTGCGCAATGCCCGAGGCCGAGCAGGGAATGAACGTTGCCCGCATTGCGTCATTGCGTGCGGGACTGCCGGTGGAAGTGTCGGCCGTGACCATCAACCGTTTCTGTTCTTCAGGACTGCAGGCTATCGCGATGGCCGCCGAACGGATCATGGCCGGCGGCGCTGAGGTCATGATTGCGGGCGGCACCGAGTCCATGTCAATGATCCCCATGGGCGGCAATAAAATTTCGCCGAATCCCTGGCTCGTCGACCATTATCCCGACGCATATCTCTCCATGGGACTCACCGCGGAACGCGTGGCGACTCGCTTCGGAATTACGCGCGCCCAATGCGATGAATTCTCCTTCCGGAGCCATCAGAAAGCTCTCGCAGCGATCGCCGCCGGAAAATTCGAAGACGAGACGGTGGCCGTGCCGGTTAGCTTTGCAACTCCCAACGGATCGAAACCGAAAAAGCAGGAAATCGCATTCAAAGTCGATGAAGGTCCGCGTGCCGATACTTCCATCGAAGCACTGGCCGCATTGAAGGCCGCGTTCCATGTGAAGGGCGTTACTACCGCTGGAAATTCGTCGCAGATGTCAGACGGCGCCGCCGCCGCGATCGTCATGTCCGCCGACCGGGCGAAAGCCCTCGGCATCACACCACTCGTGCGTTACGCCTCCTTCGCGACTGCCGGATACAAGCCCGAAGAAATGGGACTCGGCCCGGTCTTCGCAATTCCAAAAGCCCTGAAGTTGGCTGGGTTGAAACTCGCCGACATTGACGTGATCGAATTAAACGAAGCGTTCGCCGCCCAGTCGCTCGCCGTTATCAAGGAAGGCGGGCTGGATCCCGAGCGCGTGAATCCGAATGGTGGTGCGATCGCTCTGGGCCATCCGCTGGGATGTACCGGCGCAAAACTTACCGCCAGCGTGATTCGCGAATTAAAACGCCGGAAAGTCCGTTACGGATTGGTCTCTATGTGCGTGGGCGGCGGGATGGGTGCAGCCGGAATTTTTGAGAATCTTAACTAA